The Seleniivibrio woodruffii genome window below encodes:
- a CDS encoding DUF167 domain-containing protein, which yields MKLSIYVQPGAKKTEHSGMHDGRPKIRLNAPPVDGAANEELIRFVAKTLGLSKSSVRLVSGHASRLKTLEIDAEESAVKDIFGE from the coding sequence ATGAAACTGTCGATATATGTTCAGCCGGGCGCAAAGAAGACCGAACATTCCGGAATGCATGACGGCAGGCCGAAAATAAGGCTGAACGCACCCCCTGTGGACGGGGCGGCGAACGAAGAGCTTATACGGTTCGTCGCAAAAACTCTGGGGCTGTCAAAATCCTCTGTAAGGCTTGTTTCGGGTCATGCATCAAGGCTGAAAACACTTGAAATAGATGCCGAAGAGTCGGCAGTCAAAGATATATTTGGTGAATAA